Below is a window of Candidatus Nitrosotenuis uzonensis DNA.
TAGTTGGCGTGCTAAGTTTCTTTGGAAGCTGGATTGTCTCGTTCATGGCAAATCCTTTTTTGACATCAATATCCTTTAGCACTACGTACAGCTCAACTGATTGTCTGAACTTGCGCTCCTTGTCAGTTGACTTTGCATCCTTTATCATTTTGACTAATTCTGACTCGTTGATCAACGAAGTCACTCCAAGAAAGCCTATTTAAAATCGTTTGTTGGGCAAAAAAGAAAATCTCCCGAAAATTGTAAATTTTTCTAAAAACGGCGGGGATACTTTGTATATAATACAACTTCTTGCATTCAAACTTACATTTATTAACATCAAATCCGGAATTTCGGAGACATTGCATAAACTAGATGACCTTGACCTAAAGCTTTTGTATGAATTGACTCGTGATGGAAGCATCTCTGTTCCAAACCTATCAAAGAAGATGGGGATAAACGCATCCGTGCTTTACAGCAGGATCAAGCGCCTGACAAAAAAGAATATCATAAAGAAATTTACGGTCGTAGTCGATGAGGCGCAGCTTGGAATAGGCGTCAAGGCCACAATAGGCATCAACAGGGATCCGAAACTAAAGGATGCAATTCACAAGCAACTTTTACAGACTCCGGAAATCGTGTCGATATCGGAGGTCACAGGCAGATTTGACATCATGGTGGGCGTTCATGCCGAAAACCTTGAGAAGCTTCACAACATAGTCATTGACAAGATAGGTAAAATCGAAGGAATACAGAGCACCGAAACATTTGTTGAGCTTCAAAAGACGGATAAAGAGCCTTCCTACCTTGTCTCAAAATAGCTAATTGAATTTGCTATCCCATTTTCCTGCATTGATTTCTGCAGTGAATTCTTTTGGAGTTTTACCCTCTATTTTAATTCCCAAGGAGACGCATGTTCCTGCAACCTCTTTTGCAACTGACTTTAGCGATGATGCATATGACGACTCTAGTTTGGCTTTTGCGACCTTTACCAGCGAGTCGACGTTGATATCGCCAACCCATGTTGAGCCGCTTGTACCTGAGCCCTTTTGTATGCCTGCCTCTTTTAGGATCAAGGCGGCAGCGGAGGGGATGCCTATAATTACTTCCCATTTCTTGGTTTTGGTGTCGACTGATACTGTAACTGGAACCTTCATGCCCTCAAAGTCCTTGGTCTTGGTGTTGATAGTGTTTATGATCTCCATGATGTTCACTCCCAAAGGACCAAGTGCTGGGCCTAGCGGAGGACCTGCAGATGCTTGCCCTCCTGTAACAAGTGCGGAAATGGACTGAGTATCAGACATAATTTGGCTCACTTTGCTGAAGATTTAATCCTTCCTAAGCAGACGATATTTTCAAATAGTTAGAGTCTACCGTTACTGGCAGCTGGTATGGGGCATCAAGTAAAATTACGGTTGCCTCTTGCTTGTCATTATCGACCCTTGTCACGGTTGCCTTCATTCCCTTGAACGGGCCGCCGATAATCTCAACTACATTGTCTACTGCAATCTGCGGGGCGGTACTCTTTGTAACAAGGTATCCTTCGATATCTTTGAACTCCATCTCTCCTCTGAGCTGCCCTCGTATGTGTCTTATTCCTTGCAACGCATCAAAGGCTGCATTTGCATCTTTTGCCTCAATTACAATGTATCCCTTCAAGTTATCAACCAGAAGAACCGACAAAAGATTAAGACTGCCTGTCTTTATCTTGTTTTGCAACAAGTTGAGCACTACCTTTTCTTGACCTCCAGTGGTCCTGACTGCAAAAAGATGCGACTTGATTTCTTGAGACAAATTTATCACTATCTGAATACGGAGAATACAAACTGAATTATAAATCCAATCGCCCCAATGGCACCAACGCCCAAAAGAACCAGTCTTAGGTGTTGCATATAGTCCTCTTTGTCTGACTTTTTGGCAAGCTTCATAGTGTTTGCCATGTTCTTGAGGGTAGTTTTTACATCCATCGCTGGAAGTTAATATGGTGTCCTTATATCTCTTATTTCGATGGAACTGCTGGTTGCATACGAAAAGGATCCTGCTGGTTACAACATGGCAAAATTCATCTCAAAAGGCCTCAAAAAAGACGGTGACCTCTTTAGGGGCAAAAACTTTGATCTACTAATAATTCCAACGCCTGCAATATCTGCTGACTGGCTTGAGGAAAAGTACGTCTATGACGGTTTTGTGTTCTTATCAAAACACGCAGCCCAATCGGGCGAGCTTGCACTTACATGTCATAGTACTGGAAATTTCGCAGATGCGCAGTTTGGAGGCAGGGAAAGACAGGTGGCAGTACCACACCCACATCTTCAAAAAGCCTACATGAAGTCACTCTGGCAAAGAAAGAGCGACTATGCAAAATTTCAGATCATAATAGAGGCTACGCACCACGGGCCGACTGCTCTGAGCAAACCAACACTGTTTATAGAAATAGGCACTACTGAAAGACAGTGGGTTGACGAGAATCTTTGCAGCTCGGTTGCAAGTATCATACTAAAGACGTTATCTGAGCCGCTGGAGGACAGCCCGGTGGCAATTTGTATTGGTGGTACGCATTACCCTGAAAAATTCACAAAAGAGCTAATACACGGAAAGTATGCACTTGGAACCGTGATTCCAAAGCATGCCCTTGATCTTCTTGACGAGGATCTGTTCTCACACATTATGAGCAGGAATAGGCATGCTACGGCTGCGCTTGTCGACTGGGCAGGACTTGGCAAACAAAAACAAAAAGTACTTGATTTGCTAAAGACGACCAATCTGGAAGTGGTAAGAGTTTGAACGAACTAGAGCAGCGAGTCTACAAGAAACTTCTTCGAGTTCCCAAGGGTAAGGTAACGACATATGGTGATCTTGCAAAGGCCGTCGGAATAAAAAACGGCCAGCGTGTAATCGGCCAGATAATGAACAAAAATCCATTTCCTGTGATAATTCCGTGTCACCGCGTAGTGAATTCTGATGGGAAGATTGGCGGGTATTTCTACGGCCAGAATGTAAAGACTGAGATGCTATCAAAAGAAGGAGTGACAATAAAGGACGGGAAAATTCAAAATTGGGAAAAGACTCTTTTTAGATTCTAGGACTTTCTGTGCGCCTTTACTTCATCTATGAGAGTTCTTAGATGAGCGATGTTTCTTACGGTGTTTCCTCCGACTTTGCGGTACAGATTCCAAAATTCTGGATTTGTAATTTCCTTTCTATCCTTTGCAACTTTGAGTCTGTAACGCAGTGCCCTTACTTTCTTTACATATACTTGTTTTTTGCCTACGCGGGCACCCTTGCGACCTTTCTTTGATCCAGTGGTAGTTCCTCGCTTTCTCTTTTGCATCTTCTTGAACTTTGATCTACCGCGTGACGTGCCGCCTGCTGGTTTTATCGTAATCGCGCCTGCTGAAATTAGACTGCGTATATTGTCGCGTGTGATCGCATCTGCAATATCGTCTGAGCTCTCAGGATCAAACTTTATCCTGGCTAGTCCTACTCCAACAACTCGCGAGACAAGTCGCTTTTTAGCTTTAAGATTTACTACCACTTGTCCTCACCCTGGCGTTGAATATCTTAAATTTCTTCTCTGTTGCCTTGGCAACTATCTCGAGTCTTTTTTTAGTACCTACACTATGCGCAATTCTTACTCCGTCTGACTTTGGATCAAGTCTTTGCAAATCGACTAGATTGTGAACTAGATTATCTGTAAACCCCGAGGGGTGTAAACCGCGTGCAGATTTTGGACCACCGTATCCTACCTTTACAAGGCCCGGTCTACCGCGGAATTTTTGTTTTCGCTGGTGATTGTCAACTCCCTTGGGTTTTCTCCAAGATGATACTGCCAGTCTTTTGTATCTCCAACTTTCCTGTCTTACAAATTCTGGTCGGTGCTCTGCGACTTTCTGTCTTGCAGCCAGCTTTTCCTTATTAATAGTCAACAGACAGACTCTTTGATTTTACAATAAATAGGTTACTTGAAGCTAGAGCAGGCAAAAGGAAGAGATAATAACGTAACCTGCAAGCCCATGTTATTCAATGAAGACGCATGGATCTTCAATTGCGAGGTGGAATTTTAGAAAATGACAGAATCAAAAACCGCCCTTTCGGCCAAGTTCTTATCGCAGGTTGCTAGCTTTGGGATTTCTCCCTCAAAAATATACCGGAACCTGCCTGTAGAGAAGCTGGTGGAGGCTGCAATAAAGAGAAATGAGGGAATACTCACAAGCACGAATTCACTTGCAGTAAAGACAGGCAAGTATACTGGAAGGTCTCCAGACGACCGCTTCATAGTAGATGATGATGAAACTCATGATAATGTAGACTGGGGCAAGATAAATCACCCATTTCCAATAGACAGATTTGATAAGATTCTAACTAAGATGAAAAAATTTGTGGAGGGGAAGGAGATCTTTGTATTCGACGGCTTTGTGGGTGCAGACAAGGAAAATCGACTTGCAATACGCGTAATAAACGATCATGCGTGGCAAAGTCTTTTTGCGCGCCAGCTTTTCATAAGGCCCTCCGCAGCAGAGCTGGAAGAACATGAACCAGAATTTACGGTAATGTGCATAAACGATTTTGAGGCAATCCCGGAGGTAGATGGAACTGCATCTAACGTGTTCATCCTCATCAACCTGACAAAAAAACTGGTATTAATCGGCGGCACCAGCTATGCAGGAGAAATGAAAAAATCAATGTTCTCAGTAATGAACTATCTCCTCCCAAAGAAGGGAATCTTTCCAATGCATTGCTCTGCAAATATTGGAAAGAACGGAGACACCGCATTATTTTTTGGGCTGTCCGGAACAGGCAAAACCAGCCTTTCAGCTGACACAAACAGGATGTTGATTGGAGATGATGAACACGGTTGGTCAGATAATGGTGTCTTTAACTTTGAAGGAGGCTGTTATGCAAAATGCATCAACTTGAATCAAGAGTCAGAGCCTCAGATATGGAACGCAATCAAATCCGGCGCCGTACTTGAAAACGTAGTAATTGATAAGCAAACACTCAAACCTAACTTTGATGACAGCTCACTGACTGAAAACACGAGAGCAGCATATCCACTAGAATACATCCCAAGCGCAGTGTTTCCAAGTGTTGGTGGAAATCCAAAAGTGATGGTATTTCTTACAGCAGATGCGTTGGGAGTCTTACCTCCAGTATCGAGACTCACAAAGGAAGGAGCAATGTTCCACTTTATGTCTGGCTACACTAGCAAGCTTGCAGGAACGGAAAGGGGAATCAAAGAGCCCAAGGCAACATTCTCTGAGTGTTTCGGAGCTCCATTCATGCCAAGACCTGCGACAGTATATGCAAAATTGCTTGGAGATAAAATCCGAAAGCACAACACGGTCGTATATCTTATCAACACGGGCTGGTCTGGAGGCCCGTATGGCGTTGGTAAGAGAATTAGCATAAAGTATAGTAGGGCGATGGTAACTGCTGCTCTAACTGGGGCTCTTGATATTGTAAAATACAGACACGACGATCTATTCAATCTGGATGTTCCAACCACATGTCCTGACGTTCCGCCGGAGGTACTTGATCCAAGACAGACTTGGCAGGACAAGGATGCATATGATCTGTCTGCAAAAAAATTAGCACAAATGTTTGTGGACAACTTTAAAAAATTCAAGAACGTAGCGCAAGAAATAATCGATGCTGGACCAAAACCGTAGGTTACCTAAGACGAATTATCAAGCCTAATGCGATTATCCCTGATACCGCTAGTACAACGATCAACACTTGCTGGCCTGGAATATTCAGAGCTCTAAGGTCGAACATCTGCCTTTGTGTAGCATGTTCAACTATTATGCTACTGTAAACTGTTTTTGTCTCATTGTTGGCCTTCAGCTCAGCCTGTATCCAGTATGTTCCTGGTTGGTAAATTGCAACTGGTTCATGTCTGGTTGGAGTGACTGAGACGCTGTTGACAAGCCTGGAATCCGAATTGAATACGGATATCTTCGCATACGACCATTCCTCTTGATAGTATAGAGAAAAGTCCAGTTTACCGCCGTCATCTGATACATGTATTGCAGCATCTGATATACGCAGTATGACTGGTATGCGGTATTTGGTTTGGCCGTCGGAGATAATGATCCTGCCTTCATATTGACCTGCAGATTGGTCTACTAGTGAAGCTGTAATCTCTAGCAGATTTCCGCTAATAGAATAACTGAATTCTGCCACTGGATGTTCAAAATCAAACTCAACTTGTATGTCGGAATCTTCTTGATTTAGCGTCTTTAACTGAAAGATGGTTGTACTACTCGTTTCAAACGGTGACAGATCAAAGATGGCGTGGTCTGGAATAATGATGAGATTTGCACCAAAGGCACGAGTAACATTCAGCCTGCCAGCACCGCTGACCTCGTACGGAAAGCCAGTGCCGAATGTATCTGCAACAGGATCCGCCGTAGTAGTAAGTATTGATGCGACTTCCTGCGGACTAAGTGATGGCGATTTTTGTAAAAGCAGAGCACTTGCGCCTGCAACGTGAGGTGCTGCAAAACTTGTCCCGCTTGTGAGATTATAGCCTCCGTTTATCGATGTAGTGTTTACAAAAACACCGGGGGCAACAAGATTCGGTTTTATATAAAATGGCGAGACTGGACCCCTTGAGCTAAAAAAAGAGACAAAGTCTGGATGATAGAAAATGTTGATGGTGCCGACAGTCTTGTTTTGTAGCATATTTGCCAGATCAAGCCCATCCTCATTTGATATGGATACTGTTGGAATTCGCGGCTTGTAGTCAGGACCCTCCTCTTTGTTTCTAAGATCACCAAGGAAGATTCCCGGCTCATTATTGAATACAATGAGTGCTTTTGCTCCAGCGTTTGCGGAATTCTTTTCTTTCTGTGAAAAGTATATCAGCTCATTTTCTTTATCACTGCCTCTCTGAACTAACAATATCTTGTCTTTTGCGTCAATTTTTGCGAGATCCTCTTCCCTGCCGTACTTGCCAAACACAATCTCGCCAGTTATAGTCTGACTTGTGGGCTGCATGCCTACCATGGGCAACACTTGAAATCGTTTGCCATCAACCTGTAGCGTCGCTACTAAACTCGCGGTTATGTTATTGTATGTGGCGCCAACTGTGATAGCATGTGGGTCCTTACCCGGGCTCCCTATGGTCATCCTATCCGGACCGCTATTTCCAGCAGCAACTATTACCACAACACCGCTACGAACTGCGTCGTTTATAGCATCCTCAATTCTGTCATTTGTGCGATTCACTCCAAGGCTTATGTTGATAATATCTGCACCATCTGAGATGGCTCGTTTTATTGCGTTGACAATGAGCTCCGACGAGACTGCGTTGCCTGTATCGGATACACGGTAAGCCAGAATCTTCGCATCAGGTGCAATTCCTCTCATGATTCCATTTGCGGCAATTATTCCTGCCACCTCGGTTCCATGACCATTTATGTCCATGGGGCTGTTGTCGTTTTCAACAAAGTCGTATCCACCAACAACTTTGCTGTCATGTCCAAAGCCTAACAGGTCGGGATGATTATAGTCTACTCCAGTGTCAATGACTGCAACTTTGATTCCATTCCCTGTGAAACCAAGTCCATGGGGCTGTTGAACACCGACATATTTGGAACTCTTGTCCAACTGAATATCAAGTGCTGGTTCGTCATGAATTTTGTTCGATAGCAAAATAATACATGATGCGATAAGGCAGAAACAAAAAACTACAACGCTTGGGTTTTTCATTATGATCGGTATATCGACTAGTAAATACCGATGTTTATAATATTGCCAAATTAATTCCGGATGACATTAACGTTCTGTAAAATCAGAGTAATACCAAATCGTTAAATTATGAATGGATTTATCAGTTACATGGGAAAATATACACTTCCTGAAGTACCATATGCATACGATGCATTGGAGCCACACATTGACGCAAAAACGATGGAAATACACCACACAAAACATCACCAGGCATACACAAATGGTCTGAATGACAACTGGGAAAAACTGCCCGCAGATCTTCAAAGCAAAGACCTGCTCGACGTTCTTGCAAACATAAACCAGGTGCCAGAGGCAGTACGGGGTGCAATTAACTTTCATGGCGGAGGATACGACAACCACCGACTGTTTTGGAACAACATGAAAGCAAACGGTGGTGGAACACCAGGGGGGGCACTTGCAGATGCCATAAACAAGACATTTGGAAGCTTTGATGCCTTCAAAGAGCAGTTCTCAGCTAAAACTACGGCAATACAAGGAAGCGGCTGGGGGTGGCTTGTCTTTAATCCAAAATCAAACAACGTAGAATACAAAGCAATGCCAAACCAAACTAGTCCAAGAACCGAAGGATTAGTACCTCTACTGGGACTTGATGTCTGGGAACATGCGTACTATTTGAAATACCAAAACAAGCGAGCAGACTACGTAGGTGCGTGGTGGAACGTGGTTAACTGGGATGAAGTGGCAAGTCGCTTCTCCAAGGCAAAATAATTCTTCTCTTTTTTTTGTTCATTCTTCCAACCAATCATTTTTGATCTTTGCATTGGTGCCTATTGCAAAAGCTATTCCTTTCCATGGCTCTGAGAATTTGTTGTAAAATCGGTGCGGCACTCTAGGTGGTATGAATATGAGTGTCTTTGGATGTACTGTCCTAGTGGTACTGCCTACTGTGACAAGACATTTTCCATCAAGGCAGTAGACTATGACAAACTCATTTCTGTGTGTATGCATCTTGTGCACCTGACCAGCTTCTATTCTTGCTTCAAGCCCTGCGATTCTATTACCTTTGATTTTTTCGTTTAGCAACATTTTGATTTTGAGCTTGTCTGTAGGATGCTCATTTTTGTACGGATACTGCCATCTTGATCTTGATCTTGTAAATTTTCCATTTTTTGATAAGGGCATATTTCTTTGTAGTACATGAATGCATTTATAGGATACTGGAGCAAGTTCGGGGTAAATGAGTGAGGAACAAGCACAACAACTTCTATACCAGATGCAAGTCTTGGAATCTTTTGCGGCAAATCTTGAACAAAAAGAACATGCAATAGTTACGTTTCTTCGAGAAGCAATGGCATCCATACAGTCGATTAAAGCAATTCAGAATCAGGAATCTGAATCTCTTGTGCCCGTTGGGCTCGGCACGTATGTCAAGGCCACGATTTTTGGAAATTCCAAAGTAATACAAGACATCGGAGCTGGAATTGCAGTTGAAAAAGACCCAGAGTCTGCGATAAACTATCTGGAAACTAGAATAAAGGAACTGCAAGTGGCACTCAATGATACATCTACTCAAAAACACGAAACGATGATGAGAATCGAACAACTAAAAGAAGAAATGAATAATTTCATTCAATCTGCAAATCCGTCACAACAATAGGCGAGATTAATGTTTGACAAATTACGTTCTGCATTCTCATCTGCTGTTAAGAGCTTCGGAGAAAAGGAACTAAAAGCAAGTGATATTGATGACATCCTATTTCAGCTTGAGATTGCGTTAATGGAATCTGATGTCGCTACGGAAGTTATTGAATCGATCAAATCTGATTTGAAAAAACAACTGGTGGGAACATCCGTTGACAAAAAAGAGATCGAAGGGTTTGTAAAAAATAGCCTTGTCAAGATAATATCTGATCTTTTCGACGCAGCAGGAACTATTGATATAATTGAAAAGATTCAATCTAAAAAAAATGCTGGAGAACCATGCGTTATCTTGTTTGTCGGAATTAACGGAACTGGAAAGACTACCACTCTTGCCAAGATTGCGTATCTTTTAAAAGAAAATAAATTTTCAATAGTGATTGCAGCAGCAGATACTTTCAGGGCCGGTGCAATAGAACAGATTACAGAGCATGCAAACAGATTGAATCTTAAAGTGATTGCTCAAAACTATGGTGCGGATCCTGCAGCAGTAGCAAGAGATGCAGTATTACATGCAAAATCACATAAAATTGATTGTGTTCTGATTGACACGGCGGGAAGGATGCAGACTAGTAGAAACCTGATGGACCAAATTGAGAAGATCACTAAAGTTGTAAAGCCTGATTTGAAGATCTTTGTAGGTGATTCACTTGCTGGAAACGATACTGTAAACCAAGCAAGAGAGTTCTATCAACATACAGAATTTGATGGTGCTATACTGACAAAAAGTGACGCGGATGCAAGGGGAGGAGCAGCTTTATCCGTTGTAAAGATAACATCAAAACCTGTTATTTATGTGGGCATGGGTCAAGAATATGCTGACATAAGACCATTTGATAAGAAACTGTTTCTTGAAACAGTATTTGGAGAAGGTTTGAGTATGGTACAACCAGAACCAAAACCAGAACCAAAACCAGAACCAAAACCAGAACCAAAACCAGAACCAAAACCAGAACCAAAACCAGAACCAAAACCAGAACCAAAACCAGAACCAAAACCAGAACCAAAACCAGAACCAAAACCAGAACCAAACAAAATCACTGATCCGTTCGAAGGCATCAAAGACGATGACATATCGAAATTTGCAGACCTGTATGATGTAGCTCCACCAGAAAACGATGAACAAGCATTCCTAATGGCTAGTAGAATACGAAAATGGATATCTGATGGACGTCCAAAACCTGAAGAGCAGAAGAAAAAAGAACATGATGAGACTGAACAGGAGAAAGTTAAAGAAGACAGGAAAGAAAAACCAAAGAAGAAAGGATTTTTCGGATGGATGAAAAAATGATCAAAACCAAAGATCTCTTAACACTTGGTGAACTTGACAGAAAACAAATCGTACAGATATTAGAACTTGCAATAAAGATGAAAAAGGATCTAAAAAAAGGCATAACAAAACCAGTTCTAAAAAATAAAACACTGGCCATGATATTCCAGAAACCCTCCACACGAACCAGAGTCAGCTTTGAGACTGGAATGTTCCAGCTTGGAGGTCACGCAATACATATGTCTGCACAAGATCTACAACTGTCGCGTGGTGAAACTATAGATGACACCGCTAAAACACTTTCAAGATATGTTGACATAATAATGGCACGAGTCTATGATCACTCTACAATAGTCTCGCTTGCCGAGTCTGCAAGCGTTCCAGTAATTAATGGCCTATCAAATTCTTTTCACCCGTGCCAGATCCTAGCAGATCTGATGACAATTAAGGAAAAGAAAAGACGCTTTAATGGACTCAAACTTGCATGGATTGGAGATGGGAATAACGTCTGTAATTCTATGATATATGGCTGCTCGCGTGTGGGCATCTCGATTTCAATCGCAACACCAAAAGGATTTGAGCCGAATTTACAAGTGGTAAAAGAATGCCGTAACCTCACTGAAATTAATTTGTTCCAGGATCCAAATATGGCAGTAAAAGACGCTGACATCATAGTTACAGATACATTTGTTTCAATACATGACAAACCTGGTCGACTTGAAAAATTCTACCCGAAATACCAAGTAAACTCGTCACTTATGGAGCGAGCCAAAAAAGACGCCATTTTCATGCATTGCCTACCTGCAAAAAGGGGTCAAGAAGTAACCTCATCCGTAATTGACGGATCGCAATCTGTTGTATGGGATGAAGCTGAGAATCGCCTTCATACTCAAAAAGCGCTGCTTGCACTGCTTACTTTCTAACGTTTATAAGAGCTGTTTCGAGATTTGTCCAATATCGCAATGGCATATTCGACGATACTCCGACGTTTACGTGAGGAAAAAACTAACTATAAGAAGCGTAAGCTAATGCTAATGAGCAGGCGTGATTTTGTAACCGTACAAATCTCAAACGAAAACACCTTGGTACAAATCCACAAGCCTGAATTTACTGGCGATAAAGTAATTGCATCTGCACACTCCAGATTCCTTATATCAAAAGGCTGGAAAGGTTCAAGAAAGAACGTACCTGCAGCATATCTGACAGGCTATTATGCCGGAAAAAAGGCACTCTCAAAAGGGGCCAAAG
It encodes the following:
- the ftsY gene encoding signal recognition particle-docking protein FtsY; the encoded protein is MFDKLRSAFSSAVKSFGEKELKASDIDDILFQLEIALMESDVATEVIESIKSDLKKQLVGTSVDKKEIEGFVKNSLVKIISDLFDAAGTIDIIEKIQSKKNAGEPCVILFVGINGTGKTTTLAKIAYLLKENKFSIVIAAADTFRAGAIEQITEHANRLNLKVIAQNYGADPAAVARDAVLHAKSHKIDCVLIDTAGRMQTSRNLMDQIEKITKVVKPDLKIFVGDSLAGNDTVNQAREFYQHTEFDGAILTKSDADARGGAALSVVKITSKPVIYVGMGQEYADIRPFDKKLFLETVFGEGLSMVQPEPKPEPKPEPKPEPKPEPKPEPKPEPKPEPKPEPKPEPKPEPKPEPNKITDPFEGIKDDDISKFADLYDVAPPENDEQAFLMASRIRKWISDGRPKPEEQKKKEHDETEQEKVKEDRKEKPKKKGFFGWMKK
- the argF gene encoding ornithine carbamoyltransferase, whose translation is MIKTKDLLTLGELDRKQIVQILELAIKMKKDLKKGITKPVLKNKTLAMIFQKPSTRTRVSFETGMFQLGGHAIHMSAQDLQLSRGETIDDTAKTLSRYVDIIMARVYDHSTIVSLAESASVPVINGLSNSFHPCQILADLMTIKEKKRRFNGLKLAWIGDGNNVCNSMIYGCSRVGISISIATPKGFEPNLQVVKECRNLTEINLFQDPNMAVKDADIIVTDTFVSIHDKPGRLEKFYPKYQVNSSLMERAKKDAIFMHCLPAKRGQEVTSSVIDGSQSVVWDEAENRLHTQKALLALLTF
- a CDS encoding 50S ribosomal protein L18, with the protein product MSNIAMAYSTILRRLREEKTNYKKRKLMLMSRRDFVTVQISNENTLVQIHKPEFTGDKVIASAHSRFLISKGWKGSRKNVPAAYLTGYYAGKKALSKGAKDVILYSGTRKYTQRMAAALRGIIDAGLEVPADKEALPNDARINGEHLKVKNDIAKIKSSIDGEVK